GATGCCGGCGACGACCTCGTTGACGTTCATGTTGGATTGGGTGCCCGAGCCAGTCTGCCAGATCACCAGCGGAAACTGATCGTCATGATCGCCCGCCGCGACGGATGCGGCCGCTGCCTCGATCGCATCGGCGACGTCGCCGGGGAGGCCATGTCCACGGTTCACCCGTGCCGCCGCCTGCTTGACGATCGCCAGCGCGCGGACGATGCCGATCGGCATCCGCTCCTGCGATCCGAACGGGAAATTATGGATCGAGCGCTCGGTCTGCGCGCCCCAATAGGCCGACGCGGGCACCTCGATCGGTCCGAAGCTGTCGGTCTCGGTGCGGGTCTCGGTCATGTCGGGGCTCCTGATGCTCGCCCCCAAGCTGGCATCGTCGCCCGACAATGCAACCCATCGGAACACGCCATCGGGCAGGATGACGCCGGAAAGGAGGCACGCCCCCTCCCCGGTCATCCTCACTTCGCGAAGATCACCTCGCTCCAGAACCCGTCATCGAGGAACTGGCGATATTTCTCGTAGCCGGCGATCGCCACCTTGCCCTGCTCCTCCGGAAGCACCGCCTCCATCTCTTTCTCGATCGCCATATCGCGCGCCTTGTCGGGGCCGAGCAGCGCGAAATTGGGCAGGTGCGTCGCGATCAAGACATTCGGGTTGCCTTTGACGAAGCCGTTGCGGACGATGATCTTGTAGGCATCGATCAGGCCGCGCTTCTTCAGGATGTCGAACAGCGGGATCTGGGTGTGGTGCAGCCCGACCAGATAGTCGTCGATATGGTTGGGATCGACCTCGATCGCGTTGATCTCCCACACCCCCTGTTCGGGCGCGTAGTCGCTATACATCTTGGCGGAGGAAACCGTGGCGAGCGTCAGCGCCAGCACGGCGGCCGCGCCCATCATCATGGTGCGTATCATCTTTCTCGTCCCTGTTGGAGAAGACGCTACGCTACCTGAAGATCGGATCGCCGGATGGCCCACCGGGCCGGGAGAGACAGATCACTTCTTGCGGGTGAAATCCACCGAAACCACGTTCGAGCCATCCTCGCTGGTCGCGATCGGGGTGTCATTCTCGGGCTCGGCCGGCTCGGCGTCGCCATCCTCGGACTGGGCCTGGAACTGGAGCGCGAAATTCACCGCCGGATCGACGAAGCCCGTGACGGCCGCGAACGGCACGATCAGCTTGGCCGGCACCTGGTTGAACGACAGGCCGACCTCGAAGCCGTCCGGGTTGGCCTTGAGCTCCCAATAGCGGTTCTGGATGACGATCGTCATCTCGTCGGGAAAGCGCTGGCTGAGGTGGAGCGGAATGTCCACGCCCTGAGCCTGCGTCTTGAAGGTGATGTAGAAATGATGCTCGCCGGGCAGGCCGCCGGCACGCTCGACCTCGCCCAGCACACGGCCGACGACGGCGCGCAGTGCCTCCTGCACGATCTCGTCATAGGGAATCAGGCTGTCTGCTACGGTCGGTTCGGTCATGTGGCAGTAACTGAACGCGCCCGCCGCGACGGTCAAGGCGTTGCGTCGGGGAAGGACCACGCTATGAGGACCGCGCCTTTATTCAGCCGGGAAGACTGACGATGCGCCGCGCCACTGTCCGCCGCGAGACGACCGAGACGCAGATCGCGGTCACACTCGATCTCGACGGCACCGGAATCTACCGGATCTCGACCGGGATCGGTTTCCTCGATCACATGCTCGAACAATTGTCGCGTCACGCGCTGATCGACCTCACCGTCGAGGCGAAGGGCGACCTTCACATCGATCAGCACCACACGACCGAGGATTCGGCGCTGGCGATCGGCGAGGCGTTCAGCAAGGCGCTCGGCGATCGCAAGGGCATCCAGCGCTTCGGCTCGGCCTATGCGCCGATGGATGAGACGCTGACCCGTGCCGCGATCGACATCTCCGGCCGACCCTATCTGGTCTTCCGCACCGCCTTCAGCCAATCGAAGCTCGGCGATTTCGATACCGAATTGTTCGAGCACTGGTTCCACAGCTTCGCGCAGGCGGCCGGCATCACGCTGCACGTCGAGACGCTCTACGGCCGCAACAACCATCATATCGTGGAGAGCGCGTTCAAGGCACTCGCCCGCGCGCTCCGCGCCGCGATCGAGGTCGATCCGCGCAAGGCCGATCAGGTGCCGTCCACCAAGGGCACGCTGGGAGGCTCGGCCGGAGGCAGCGGCGACGCGCAATGACGCTGGCCCTGATCGATTATGGCGCGGGCAATCTGCGCTCGGTGGACAATGCCCTGCGGGCGGCCGGCGCGACGGACGTTGCGGTGACGGCCGATCCCGATCTAGTCCGTACCGCCGACCGGATCGTGCTGCCGGGCGTCGGCGCCTTCGGGGCCTGCATGGCGGCGCTGTCCGCGCTGCCGGGCATGATCGAGGCGATGAACGCGCGCGTCATCGACGGTGGCGTGCCCTTCCTGGGAATCTGCGTCGGCATGCAGCTGATGGCCAATGCCGGCGAGGAGATGGGCATCTTCCCCGGCCTCGGCTGGATCGACGGCACCGTCCGCCACCTGCCCGAGACCCCCGGCCTCAAGGTGCCCCATATGGGCTGGAACGACGTCGTGCCCCGGCGCGCGCATCCGCTGCTGGTGCCGGGCGAGGCCTATTTCCTGCACAGTTACGCCTTCGATCTCGCCGATCCGGCCGATCTGCCGGCCGATCTGATCGCGACGACCGATCATGGCGGCCAGGTGACCGCCGCGGTCGGCCGCGACAATATGCTCGGCGTCCAGTTCCATCCCGAGAAGAGCCAGGCCTATGGGCTCGCTCTGCTCAACCGTTTCCTGGAGTGGAAGCCATGACCGCGCCTCTGATCATCTTCCCGGCCATCGATCTCAAGGGCGGGCAGGTCGTCCGTCTCGCCGAGGGCGATATGGATCGCGCCACCGTCTATGGCGACGATCCCGCGCATCAGGCCCGGCTGTTCGCCGAAGCCGGGGCGACCCACCTCCATGTCGTCGATCTCGACGGCGCCTTCGCCGGCAAGGCCGTCAACGCCACCGCGGTCGAGGCGATCGTCGCGGCCTTCCCCGGCAAGGTCCAGCTCGGCGGCGGCATCCGTGACCGCGCTGCGGTGGATCGCTGGCTCGGCCTGGGCGTCGACCGGGTGGTGATCGGCACCGCCGCGCTCGACCATCCCGATTTCGTCGCGCAGGCGGCGCGCGATCTTCCCGGCCGCATCGTCGTCGCGGTCGATGCGCGGGACGGCTTCGTCGCCACCAAGGGCTGGGCCGACGTCTCCGAGGTCCGTGTCGTCGATCTCGCCGAGCGGTTCGCCGATGTCGGGGTGGCCGCCTTGCTGTTCACCGATGTCGGTCGCGACGGCCTGCTCAAGGGCTGCAACGTCGAGGCGACGCAGGCCCTCGCCCACGCCAGCGCCATTCCGGTGATCGCCAGCGGCGGCGTCGCCGGGATCGAGGATATCGAGGCGCTGATGATCGCGCGTTCGGGCATCGTGGAAGGCGGCATCGAGGGCGTGATCACCGGCCGGGCACTCTATGACGGCCGCCTCGATCTGGCCGACGCGCTGAGGATGGCGCAGGCATGACCGTCCGCGTCCGCGTCATCCCCTGCCTCGACGTGGCGGGCGGGCGTGTGGTCAAGGGCGTCAACTTCGTCGATCTCGCCGATGCCGGCGATCCGGTCGAGCAGGCGCGGATCTACGACGCCGCGCAGGCCGACGAACTCTGCTTCCTCGATATCACCGCCAGCCATGAGGAGCGCGGCACCATCCTCGACGTGGTGGCGCGCACCGCGTCGGTCTGCTTCATGCCGCTCACCGTCGGCGGCGGCGTGCGCCGGGTGGAGGACGCGCGCGCGCTGCTGCTCGCCGGCGCCGACAAGGTGGCGGTCAACTCCGCCGCCGTCGCGCGACCGGCGCTGGTCGGCGAGATGGCCGAGCGCTTCGGCGCGCAATGCGTCGTCGGCGCGATCGACGCGCGCCATGTCGGGCCGGGCCAGTGGGAGGTCTTCACCCATGGCGGGCGCAAGCCGACCGGGATCGACGCCATCGCCCATGCCCGCGATCTCGCCGCGCGCGGGGCCGGCGAATTGCTGATCACCTCGATGGATCGGGACGGCACGCGTGACGGCTATGATCTCGCGCTCACCCGCGCGATCTCCGATGCGGTTTCGGTGCCGGTGATCGCCAGCGGCGGCGTCGGCAATCTCGATCATCTGGTGGCGGGCGTCACCGAAGGCCATGCCTCGGCGGTGCTGGCGGCCTCGATCTTCCATTTCGGGCAGCACAGCGTCGCACAGGCGCGCGCGGCGCTGGCCGAAGCCGGGCTGCCCGTCCGCAGCTGACGTCCCAAAACGAAACAGGCGGCAGCAAAAACAACCATGCCGCATCGCACCCTCCTTATAGGATCGGCCCGTCGCAGGGCGTGATTCGCTCGCCAAGGCGACAATTCGGGTCGGGAGTGTCGACATGAAATTCGCCCATCTTCTTTTCGCGGCCGCGGCCGTCACTGCGATCTCCATCACGCCGGCGCAGGCCGGTGGCTCCTTCGGCGGGTCGTCGGGCGGCTGGGGCCATGGCTCCACCTCGTCCTCGTCCGGTGGGCACAGCTCCACCTCGTCGGGCGGGATGCCGAGTTCCAGCAGTTCGTCCTCGGGCGGCGCCACCTCGGTGCCGGAGCCCGGCGACGCGATCCTGCTGCTGATGGGCGCCGCCGGCGTCATCATCGGCCGCAAGTTCCATGCGCGCGCCAAGCGCCGCGGCTGAATGACGCCCGGCGATTGACCCGACCACCGGCCGCCCGATAAGGCGGCCGGATGGTCGATATGCTATCCAGGCTCGCCGCCACCATCGCCGCCCGCAAGGGCGCCGACGCCGGCGCCTCCTACACCGCCTCGTTGTTCGCCAAGGGCCTGCCCAAGATCGCGCAGAAGCTGGGCGAGGAAGCGGTGGAGACCGTGATCGCGGCAATGGCCGGCGATCCGAAGGCGGTCACCGGCGAAGCCGCCGATCTGCTCTTCCATCTCCTGGTCCTGCTCGAAGCCAGCGGGGTGCCGCTGGCCGACGTGCTGGCCGAACTCGATCGACGCGAAGGCGTCTCCGGGCTGGACGAGAAGGCCGCACGGGCGGTGCCCAAGCCGATCGCAGCCACGCCGCCCATCGACACCGGCCCCAGCCTCGCCATGGGCGAGGCCTCGGCCGATGACGACCGTCCACGTATCCGGAGGGGCTGATGCCGATCGACGCCACCCTGCCCTATGACGACGCCAACATCTTCGCCAGGATCCTACGCGGCGAGATCCCGTGCCAGAAGGTCTTCGAGGACGACTTCGCGCTCGCCTTCCACGATATCGCGCCGCAGGCGCCGATCCACATCCTGGTGATTCCCAAGGGGCGCTATGTCTCCTGGGACGATTTTTCGGCGACGGCGTCCGAGGCCGAGATCGCCGGCTTCGTCCGCGCCGTCGGCCAGGTCGCGCGGGACAACGGGTTGGTGGCGCCGGGATATCGGCTGCTCGCCAATATCGGCGCACATGGCCATCAGGAGGTGCCGCATCTCCATGTCCATCTGTTCGGCGGACGCCCGCTCGGCGCGATGCTGTCACGCGGCTGACGCATCGCCGCTTGCGCGATCCTGATCAGCCGCTAGGCTCCCGTCCCCATAAGACGGCGCGCCACAGGGCGAAGCCTCATGGGGAAAAATTGATGATCTTCGGCAGAGTAAAGTCTCTGGACGCGATCCTCGCGACCGCGGAAAAAAAATCGCTGCACCGTTCTTTGGGGGCTTTCCAGCTGACGTTGCTCGGCATCGGTGCCGTGATCGGCACGGGTATCTTCGTGCTGACGTCGGAGGCCGCGCAGAAGGCCGGGCCGGGCATGTTGCTGAGCTTCATCGTCGCCGGCTTCGTCTGCGCGGTGGCGGCACTCTGCTATTCCGAACTGGCCTCGATGGTGCCGGTGGCCGGCTCCGCTTATACCTATACCTATGCCGTGGTCGGCGAATTGCTGGCCTGGATGGTCGGCTGGGCGCTGATCCTCGAATATGCGGTGGGCGCGAGCGCGGTCGCGGTCGGCTGGTCCAACCATGCGGTCGGCCTGCTGAGCGCATCGGGCTTTCATTTCCCGGCGATCATCAGCAACGCCGATGCGCTGATGGCGCACATCCAGCTGGCGTTCGGCGCGGCCCCGTCGGTTGATCTGACCACGGCGGAGACGGTCGGCGGCTGGATCAATCTTCCCGCCGTCCTGATCTCGATCGCGGTGATGGGCCTGCTGGTGCTCGGCACCACCGAGAGCGCCTTCGTCAACGCCATTCTGGTCTGCATCAAGATCGCGGCGCTGTTGCTGTTCGTAGCGCTGACCTGGCCGGGGATGAACACCGCCCATTTCGAGCCCTTCCTGCCGACCGGATCGATCGGCGTGTTCGGCGCCGCCGCCTCGATCTTCTTCGCCTATGTGGGCTTCGACGCGGTCTCCACCGCGGCCGAGGAAACCAAGAACCCGCAGCGCAACGTGCCGATCGGCCTGATCGGCAGCCTCGTCGTCTGCACCATCTTCTATCTGCTGGTCGCCTCCGGCGCGATCGGCGCGATCGGCTCGCAGCCGGTGACCGGCGCCAATGGCGCGCTGCTCGAGCCCGGTTCGGCCGAGATGGCCGGCCGCTGCGCCGCGATCACGGCGAGCGGCGCGATCGAGCCGCTGGTCTGCTCCAAGGAGGCGCTGGTCCATGTCCTCCAGGTGATCGGCCATCCGATCTTCGGCTGGTTCGTCGGCCTCGCCGCCGTCCTTGCGCTGCCCTCGGTCGTGCTGATGATGATGTACGGCCAGACCCGCATTTTCTTCACCATGGCCCGTGACGGCCTGCTGCCCACCAAGCTGGCGAGCGTGCATCCGAAGTTCCGCACGCCGCACATCGTCACCTACGTCACCGGCGCCGCCGCGACGATCGCCGCCGCCTTCCTGCCGGTCGGCAAGCTGGCCGACTATTCGAACTCCGGCACGCTGTTCGCCTTCCTGATGGTGGCGGTATCGGTGATGGTGCTGCGCAAGACCGACCCGGCCCGCAAGCGGCCGTTCCGCACGCCGCTCGTCTGGATCGTGGCGCCGCTCGCGATCATCGGCTGCATCGCGCTCTATCTGTCGCTGCCGCTGACCGCGATCCTGGTGCTCCCGATCTGGGGCATACTCGGCCTGCTGGTCTATTTCCTCTACAGCCGCTCGCGCTCTTTTGTCGGCCGCGGCGTGATCGACGACAGCGGCGAAGCCGCGCCGGACGCCACCCACCGCTGATCGGGAACGGACGCAAAAAGGGGCGGGTGGCACCATCGCCACCCGCCCCTTTTTCATGCCTCCGGAAGATCAGCCGAGCTTGGCGGCGATCAACGCCTTGAGATCCTGCTCCGGCCGCGCGCCATAATGCGAGATCACCTCGGCCGCCGCGATCGCGCCCATCCGCAGGCAATCCTCGACCGGGCGTCCCTGCACATGGCCGACCAGATAGCCGGCCGAGAAAAGATCGCCCGCACCGGTGGTGTCGACCACGCGGTCGACCGGCTCGGCCGGCACATGGAAACGCTGGGTGCCCGATGCCGCCCAGGCGCCATCCTTGCCGCGCGTCGCGACGACCAGCGGCAGCTTCGCCGCCAGCGCATCCATCGCCGCGTCGAAATCCGCCGCGCCGGTCAGCGCCAGCAGCTCTTCCTCGTTGGCGAACAGGATATCGATGTCGCCCTGGTCGACCAGCGCCGTGAAGTCGGCGAGGTGGTTCATGATGCAGAACACGGCGGACACGCCGAGCGCGACCTGGCGGCCGGCCTTGCGCGCCATCTTGATCGCCGCCTGCATCGCCGCGCGCGGTTCGGCCGGATCCCACAGATAGCCTTCGAGCAGCAGCACCTTGGCCGAGGCCACCTGCGCCTCGTCGACCGCCGATGCCGGCAGGAACTGCGCCGCGCCGAGATAGGTGTTCATCGTCCGCTCGCCGCATTCGCCGACCAGGATCAGGCAGCGCCCAGTCGGGATGTCGGCATCGCGCGGGGCGACGGTGAAATCGATCCCCTGCGACTGCAGGTCATGGACGAAGACCTCGCCGAGCTGGTCCTTCGCGACCTGGCCGATGAAGGCGCAGCGCGCGCCCATCATCGCCGCACCGGCGACGGTATTGCCGGCCGAACCGCCCGAAATCTCCTTGCCCGGGCCCATGTGCGAATAGAGCGACGTCGCGCGATCGGCGTCGATCAGCTGCATGGCGCCCTTGGTAAGGCCCTGAGAGGCGAGGAAATCGTCTCCCGCCGGCGACAGCACGTCCACGAGGGCGTTGCCGATGGCGATGATGTCGAGCGTGGTATCGGTCACGAAATTCTCCGAAAAGGCGTCGGTCGGCGCCTAGCGACCGACGGGCCGGCGCGCAATCTTTGCGGCATGGCGCGCGAGCCTGTTTGCGGCGACCCACGGGCGTGGCAGGTGGGACGCATGATTCGCCGCCCGCTCCTCGCCCTGCTGCCGCCGCTGGCGCTCGCCGCCTGTACCGCCCCGACCGGGCAGGCCGGCCCCGCCCCCATGTCCGAGAAGCCCGCCAACATGCGCGAGGCCGGCCTGCAACGGGTCGTGGGCAAGACCGCGGCGCAGCTCGCCGCCCTGTTCGGCCCCGCCGATCTCGACGGACGCGAGGGCCAGGCGCGCAAGTTGCAGTTCGTCGGGCCGGCCTGCGTGCTCGATGCCTATCTGATCGCCGAAAAGACCGGCGCCGAGCCGGTGGTGACCTATATCGACGCGCGCCTGCCTTCGGGCGACGATATCGATCGCGCCTCCTGCATCGCGTCGCTCAGCCGGCGCGATGCGGCGCCCTGAGCGCGACGTCCCATTCCGACCTGACCTGCTCGTCCTCCTCGCCGTCCGCCCGTGCCGGATCGAGCATCCCCAGCCGGCCGAGCGCCCAGACGGCCGCGCCCCGCACCACCGGCGCCGGGTCGTCGAGCAGCGGCTCCAGCTGGGACGCCAGCCCGGCGTTGCCGCTGTTGCCGGCCACGATCGCGGCGTTGCGTACCATCCGGTCGCGCCCGATCCGCTTGATCGGCGAGCCCGAGAAGACCTGCCGGAAGCCCGCATCGTCCAGCGCCAGCAAATCGCCGACCTGCGGCGCCGCCAGTTCGGCGCGGGCCGCAAACGCCATGTTGGCGCGCGCCGAGACCGCGAACTTGTTCCACGGGCAGGCCGACAGGCAATCGTCGCAGCCATAGACATGATTGCCGATTCCCTCGCGCAGATCGTGCGGGATCGGGCCGGCATGTTCGATGGTGAGGTAGGAGATGCAGCGCCGCGCATCGATCTTATAGGGTGCGGGGAAGGCGTTGGTCGGGCACGCCACCTGGCAGGCATCGCACGACCCGCAACTGTCCCGCGAGGGTGGATCGGGATCGAGTTCCAGCTCGGTCATCACGCAGCCGAGCAGCAGCCAGCTGCCATGATCGCGGCTGACCAGATTGGTGTGCTTGCCCTGCCAGCCCAGCCCCGCCGCCATCGCCAGCGGCTTTTCCATCACCGGCGCGGTATCGACGAAGACCTTGAGCGCGCCGCCGCCCTCCACCACCAGCCAGCGGGCGAGCGCCTTCAGCGCCTTCTTGACGATATCGTGATAATCCTGCCCCTGGGCATAGACCGAGATGCGCGCCGTCTCGGGCTCGTCGGCCAGCCGCATCGGGTTTTCGGGCGGCGCATAGCTCATCCCCAGCGCGACCACGGACCGCACCTCGGGCCACAGCGCCTTCGGAGAACGCCGCCAGTCGGCGCGGGCCTCCATCCAGCCCATCTCGCCATGCGCGCCGTCCGCCAGCCATTCGGCGAGGCGTTCGCCTGGCAACGGGTCATCCACCGCCCGCGTCACCCCGCAGGCGACGAAGCCGAGGCGCAGCGCCTCCGCCTTCAGGCGTTCGGTCAGGGTCGTCGGCGGTAACATGTCATTCTCATAAGCGGGCGCGACGCCGAATCAACGCGGCCCGGCATAACCCTGCTGGTCCTCGCCCTGCGCGCGGTCGCGCTTGGCCTGCTTGCGCGCTTCCTTCTCGTCCCGCTTCTGCTGCTTGCGGACCTTGCGACCGAGGTTGCGATCCGCCTCCGAACGGCTGGTCGTGCTCCAGTCCACCACCTTGGACCCGACCCGCACCGGCGCGGTGGCGACGTCATAGGCGGTATGGACGACACAGCCGGACAGCAGCACGCAGGCGGCGATCAGAAACAGACGTGACATGGCGACCCCGATCCTCGATTGGACGCCATCCTGATCGGTCAGCGCGGCGGAATTGAGGCGTCAGGCGTGGCGGAAGGGCAGGATCGCTTCCAGCTCGCTCGCCGCCTTGCCGCCGCCGTGCCGCGCGAACCAAGCATGGCGAACGATTTCCGCCTGCTGCTCGATGCCGTAGCGGCGGAACGGCTTGCCGGGCTTGAGATGGTAGGAATAGCGGCAGAAGGGATGGCGCGCGAGCGGCAGATACCAGCGCCCGCCGCGCTGCGCCTGCCAGACATGGGTCATCTCGTGGATGAAGAGCCCCTGCATCGACAGGCTCGCCGAGGAAAAGTCACCACACCATGCCGAACTGCCCGCCGGTATCCAGATATCCCCGTCGGGCGCCATCACCGTCTCGCGCGGCTGAAAGGGAAACCAGCGGCGATGGTGCAGGCGCACCGCCGCATAATCGATCGCATCGCCGAATATCAGATGGGCCAGGGCGGTTTCGCCCAGCGTCAATCCGCGCCTGTCGTCCGTCATACCCATCCGTCATTATCAATAAGGCGCCGCATCAATAAGGCGCCGCGTCGCCAGCGCCGACCACCATCGCATCCACCGTCAACGACTGTCCCGTCGCGAACCGCAGGCTGAGCGGCATCCGGCCCTTCGCCTTCCACGCCGGGCTGAGCCCGAACAGCATGACGTGGCGGCCACCGGGCGCGAAGCGCAATTCGCCATGCGCCGGCACATCGACCCCGTCCAGCCGGGCCATGCCGGTCGCTCCGCCGCGGCCCGTCGCCATGCTCTCATGCAATTCGCTGGCCCCTGCCGCCTTGCTCTCCACGGCCAACAGCCGCGCGGGAACCGGCCCGCCATGGATCACCAGATAGGCCGCGCCCGGATGGCCCGGCACGGCCGGCAGCCGCACCCAGCCATGATCCGCCGACAGCGTCGCCTCATGATGGCAGGCCGCCAGAACCAGCAGCATCACCGGCGCGACATGGGCGAAACGCATCACGCAACTGTCCCCGATCGTTACGCCTTGCGGATTAGGGCCGCGACACGCTTGCAGCAAGCGCAGGGCTTCTTATATCGCCGCACGGAGCATTCCTCTCGTCCTTCGCTTGATGAGGGGGGACGAGAGGCTCGTCGACCATCGAGAGAGTTTACGGGGATATTGAATGGCTAAGGTTATCGGAATCGATCTGGGCACCACCAACAGCTGCGTCGCTGTGATGGAAGGTGGCAAGCCCAAGGTGATCGAGAATGCGGAGGGCGCGCGCACGACCCCCTCCATCGTCGCCTTCACCAAGGATGGCGAGCGGTTGATCGGCCAGCCGGCCAAGCGCCAGGCGGTCACCAACCCGACCAACACGATTTTCGCAGTGAAGCGCCTGATCGGCCGCCGCTTCGACGATCCCATCACCCGCAAGGACACCGAGCTGGTGCCCTACACGATCGTGAAGGGCCCGAACGGCGACGCCTGGGTCCAGGCCGGCGGCGAGGATTACTCGCCCTCGCAGGTCTCCGCCTTCACCCTGCAGAAGATGAAGGAAACCGCCGAATCCTATCTCGGCGAGACCGTCACCCAAGCCGTGATCACGGTGCCGGCCTATTTCAACGACGCCCAGCGCCAGGCGACCAAGGACGCCGGCAAGATCGCCGGCCTTGAGGTGCTGCGCATCATCAACGAGCCGACCGCGGCCGCGCTGGCCTATGGCCTCGAGAAGAATGACGGCAAGACCATCGCGGTCTACGATCTCGGCGGCGGCACCTTCGACATCTCGGTGCTCGAGATCGGCGACGGCGTGTTCGAGGTGAAGTCGACCAACGGCGACACCTTCCTGGGCGGCGAGGATTTCGACAACAAGATCGTCGAATATCTGGCCGAGGGTTTCAAGAAGGACGAGGGCATCGACCTCTCCAAGGACAAGCTCGCGCTGCAGCGTCTGAAGGAAGCCGCCGAGAAGGCGAAGATCGAGCTGTCGTCGGCGCAGTCGACCGAGGTCAACCTGCCCTTCATCACCGCAGATCAGAATGGCCCGAAGCATCTGGTCAAGACGATCACGCGCTCGGATCTCGAAAAGCTGGTCGAGGATCTGGTCCGTCGCACGATGGAGCCGGTCAAGAAGGCTCTGGCCGACGCCGGCCTCAAGGCCGATGCGATCGACGAGGTCGTCCTCGTCGGCGGCATGACGCGCATGCCGCGCGTCCGCCAGGCGGTGAAGGACTTCTTCGGCAAGGAGCCGCACACCGGCGTCAACCCGGATGAGGTCGTCGCGATCGGCGCGGCGGTGCAGGCCGGCGTGCTCCAGGGCGACGTCAAGGACGTGCTGCTGCTCGATGTGACCCCGCTGTCGCTGGGCATCGAGACGCTGGGCGGCGTGTTCACCCGGATGATCGACCGCAACACCACGATCCCGACCAAGAAGAGCCAGACCTACTCGACCGCGGAAGACAATCAGAATGCGGTGACGATCCGCGTCTTCCAGGGCGAGCGCGAGATGGCGGCCGACAACAAGATGCTCGGCAATTTCGATCTGGTCGGCATCCCGCCGGCGCCGCGCGGCGTGCCGCAGATCGAAGTGACCTTCGACATCGACGCCAATGGCATCGTCAACGTCTCGGCCAAGGATCGCGGCACCGGCAAGGAGCAGCAGATCAAGATCCAGGCCTCGGGCGGCCTCAGCGACGGCGACATCGACCAGATGGTCAAGGACGCCGAGAAGTTCGCCGAGGAGGACAAGAAGCGTCGCGAGGCGGCCGAGGCGAAGAACAACGCCGAAGGCCTGATCCACTCGACCGAGCGCCAGCTCGAGGAGCATGGCGACAAGATCGACGCGGCGCTCAAGGCCGAAATCGAGGCGGCAGTGGCCGAGGCCAAGACCGCGGTCGAGGGTGGCGAGCCCGCCGCGATGACCGAGAAGG
This genomic window from Sphingomonas abietis contains:
- a CDS encoding vgr related protein, which gives rise to MGMTDDRRGLTLGETALAHLIFGDAIDYAAVRLHHRRWFPFQPRETVMAPDGDIWIPAGSSAWCGDFSSASLSMQGLFIHEMTHVWQAQRGGRWYLPLARHPFCRYSYHLKPGKPFRRYGIEQQAEIVRHAWFARHGGGKAASELEAILPFRHA
- the queG gene encoding tRNA epoxyqueuosine(34) reductase QueG; translated protein: MLPPTTLTERLKAEALRLGFVACGVTRAVDDPLPGERLAEWLADGAHGEMGWMEARADWRRSPKALWPEVRSVVALGMSYAPPENPMRLADEPETARISVYAQGQDYHDIVKKALKALARWLVVEGGGALKVFVDTAPVMEKPLAMAAGLGWQGKHTNLVSRDHGSWLLLGCVMTELELDPDPPSRDSCGSCDACQVACPTNAFPAPYKIDARRCISYLTIEHAGPIPHDLREGIGNHVYGCDDCLSACPWNKFAVSARANMAFAARAELAAPQVGDLLALDDAGFRQVFSGSPIKRIGRDRMVRNAAIVAGNSGNAGLASQLEPLLDDPAPVVRGAAVWALGRLGMLDPARADGEEDEQVRSEWDVALRAPHRAG
- a CDS encoding copper chaperone PCu(A)C gives rise to the protein MRFAHVAPVMLLVLAACHHEATLSADHGWVRLPAVPGHPGAAYLVIHGGPVPARLLAVESKAAGASELHESMATGRGGATGMARLDGVDVPAHGELRFAPGGRHVMLFGLSPAWKAKGRMPLSLRFATGQSLTVDAMVVGAGDAAPY
- a CDS encoding adenosine kinase codes for the protein MTDTTLDIIAIGNALVDVLSPAGDDFLASQGLTKGAMQLIDADRATSLYSHMGPGKEISGGSAGNTVAGAAMMGARCAFIGQVAKDQLGEVFVHDLQSQGIDFTVAPRDADIPTGRCLILVGECGERTMNTYLGAAQFLPASAVDEAQVASAKVLLLEGYLWDPAEPRAAMQAAIKMARKAGRQVALGVSAVFCIMNHLADFTALVDQGDIDILFANEEELLALTGAADFDAAMDALAAKLPLVVATRGKDGAWAASGTQRFHVPAEPVDRVVDTTGAGDLFSAGYLVGHVQGRPVEDCLRMGAIAAAEVISHYGARPEQDLKALIAAKLG
- a CDS encoding amino acid permease produces the protein MIFGRVKSLDAILATAEKKSLHRSLGAFQLTLLGIGAVIGTGIFVLTSEAAQKAGPGMLLSFIVAGFVCAVAALCYSELASMVPVAGSAYTYTYAVVGELLAWMVGWALILEYAVGASAVAVGWSNHAVGLLSASGFHFPAIISNADALMAHIQLAFGAAPSVDLTTAETVGGWINLPAVLISIAVMGLLVLGTTESAFVNAILVCIKIAALLLFVALTWPGMNTAHFEPFLPTGSIGVFGAAASIFFAYVGFDAVSTAAEETKNPQRNVPIGLIGSLVVCTIFYLLVASGAIGAIGSQPVTGANGALLEPGSAEMAGRCAAITASGAIEPLVCSKEALVHVLQVIGHPIFGWFVGLAAVLALPSVVLMMMYGQTRIFFTMARDGLLPTKLASVHPKFRTPHIVTYVTGAAATIAAAFLPVGKLADYSNSGTLFAFLMVAVSVMVLRKTDPARKRPFRTPLVWIVAPLAIIGCIALYLSLPLTAILVLPIWGILGLLVYFLYSRSRSFVGRGVIDDSGEAAPDATHR
- the dnaK gene encoding molecular chaperone DnaK; this translates as MAKVIGIDLGTTNSCVAVMEGGKPKVIENAEGARTTPSIVAFTKDGERLIGQPAKRQAVTNPTNTIFAVKRLIGRRFDDPITRKDTELVPYTIVKGPNGDAWVQAGGEDYSPSQVSAFTLQKMKETAESYLGETVTQAVITVPAYFNDAQRQATKDAGKIAGLEVLRIINEPTAAALAYGLEKNDGKTIAVYDLGGGTFDISVLEIGDGVFEVKSTNGDTFLGGEDFDNKIVEYLAEGFKKDEGIDLSKDKLALQRLKEAAEKAKIELSSAQSTEVNLPFITADQNGPKHLVKTITRSDLEKLVEDLVRRTMEPVKKALADAGLKADAIDEVVLVGGMTRMPRVRQAVKDFFGKEPHTGVNPDEVVAIGAAVQAGVLQGDVKDVLLLDVTPLSLGIETLGGVFTRMIDRNTTIPTKKSQTYSTAEDNQNAVTIRVFQGEREMAADNKMLGNFDLVGIPPAPRGVPQIEVTFDIDANGIVNVSAKDRGTGKEQQIKIQASGGLSDGDIDQMVKDAEKFAEEDKKRREAAEAKNNAEGLIHSTERQLEEHGDKIDAALKAEIEAAVAEAKTAVEGGEPAAMTEKAQALAQVSMKLGQAIYEKEQAAGATPGAEAPKQDDVVDAEFSEVDDTK